Proteins encoded by one window of Melanotaenia boesemani isolate fMelBoe1 chromosome 10, fMelBoe1.pri, whole genome shotgun sequence:
- the LOC121647752 gene encoding C-C motif chemokine 18-like: protein MMKTLLFALGLLLIAACCSDAMPSALEFNTAPRSCCFQFSSTDLPLKRVSNITKTHHSCRKKGFIVQTITGRKICYEENFQWAQNVYSQLHPEGSGVKQ from the exons ATGATGAAGACTCTGCTCTTTGctctggggctgctgctgatCGCCGCCTGTTGCTCTGACGCCATGC CCAGCGCTCTGGAGTTCAACACGGCTCCAAGAAGCTGCTGCTTCCAGTTCAGCAGCACAGATTTGCCATTAAAACGAGTGTCTAACATAACAAAGACGCACCACTCCTGCCGCAAGAAAGGGTTCAT AGTCCAGACAATAACTGGAAGAAAGATCTGCTACGAGGAGAACTTCCAGTGGGCTCAGAACGTCTACAGCCAGCTCCACCCTGAAGGCAGCGGTGTTAAACAGTAG